A stretch of DNA from Globicephala melas chromosome 19, mGloMel1.2, whole genome shotgun sequence:
AGCGCCATCGTGCAGAAGGTACAGGAAGATCCCCAGAGCAGCAGCTGCCTGAATATCAGCTACGCCAACGTGGCTGGCCCTGTAGCCAACTCCAACCCCACCGGCTCGCCATACGCCAGCCCCGCGGATGTGCtgcccgccgctgccgccgcctcgGCCGCTGCCGCCTCTGGCCTGCTGGGCCCGGCGGGGTTGGCGGGCGTGGGAGCCTTTCCTGCCGCCCTGCCTGCCTTCTCGGGCACCGACCTGCTGGCCATCAGCACGGCGCTTAACACGCTGGCCAGTTACGGCTACAACACCAACTCCCTCGGCCTGGGCCTCAACTCGGCCGCAGCCTCTGGGGTCCTGGCCGCCGTGGCCGCCGGTGCCAaccctgccgccgccgccgccgccaatCTCCTGGCATCCTACGCCGGGGAAGCAGGGGCCGGGCCAGCGGGCGGAGctgctccacccccacccccgccacctgGAGCCCTGGGGTCCTTCGCCTTGGCCGCGGCCGCCAACGGCTACCTCGGGGccggggcgggcggcggggcgggcggaGGGGGTGGCCCGCTTGTGGCCGCTGCAGCCGCAGCGGGGGCGGCTGGGGGCTTCCTGACGGCGGAGAAGTTGGCGGCTGAGAGCGCCAAGGAGCTGGTGGAGATTGCGGTGCCTGAGAACCTGGTGGGAGCCATCCTGGGCAAGGGGGGCAAGACGTTGGTGGAGTACCAGGAGCTGACAGGCGCCCGCATCCAGATCTCCAAGAAGGGAGAGTTCCTGCCAGGCACGCGGAACCGGCGGGTCACCATCACCGGCAGCCCCGCGGCCACGCAAGCCGCTCAATACCTCATCAGCCAGCGGGTCACCTACGAGCAGGGAGTGAGGGCCTCAAACCCCCAGAAAGTGGGATGAGGCCTGTGGTGTGTGCTCCCACCCGGCTCCCTgtccctccttttcctcccctccccctcctcctcccccctcccccgcccctgccccccaactCCTGACCTCAGCTCGGTAGAGTCCTGCTCCTCTTGGGATGGGGCTGGGGTAGGCCTGACTGCACCCTCCCTTTCTGGTAGTCATAGGCAGGATTGAGTGATGGCTGGGGATGGGGCCCAGaagctccctccccagccctgaactgaccccttcttccttcctccctatgCTTGACTGGGCCTGACCCTCCTCTCCCAGGGCCCAGGTCTGTGTGATATCTGTATATATTGCATTTTGTTgattttaatagaaaacaaagcgttattttctctttctttccctcctttttttcccctcctttgaTAAGgattcccccccccgcccctttataagtttttgtttccatatgggaggaggggagggagcctcTGGGTCACCTAGAAAGAGGGGCTGTCCCAAAACAACACCCCGCCTCTCCTGCTTTCAGCTCCGGATCTGAGGGACCTGATGGGAGCAGAGGTAGCAGAGGAGTCTGAGTTGAAGTGGGACATTTGGAGCAGGGACCTCAGAGTTCCCAGATTTTCTCAGCTACTCTCCCCTCACTGAAGTTGCCCCTCCTAGGTGggacttttcacttttttgttgtCAGGTTGTATGGGGGGAGGGGTGCGGTGCTGCTGGGAATGAGGCCGGCTCTGGGATTGGGCCAGTCCGGTGGGCAAGGCTCTGGCACAAGGCTGGAACAACTTCCTATGGCATCTCCTATGGTTTTTCCTTGAGTAATGGGCATGAAGATTCCTGTCGTGCTGTCACTGAGTCAAGTACTTTCTGGGGTGCTTCTGGCACTCCCTATGATGTCACAGGAAGTAGTTCCCTGGAGGTCACTTCCTGTGATGATAGGAGAGACAGGTACTTCTTATGATGTCTCAATGAGCCTTCCTGGAAGGTTACTTCATGATATCATGGGGGCGTGCACTTCCTGTGGTGTCTCCAGGTTACTTCCTATGATGTCACCAGGGTGAGGCATGCACTTCCTGTATCAGGCCATGGCCAGTCACTGATCCTCCTTCTCTACCCACACCCCTCTTTGGTGGGTCTTGGCCTGGCGGTCTTCCTAGGAGGAGAATAAGGGGTGGGAGTTGGATCTAATCTGGAGGACTCTAAGGAAGAAGACCCACTATTGTCAGGGTCATCTCCATGCAAATGTACCAAGTCTGAACTCAcctggcagggagggggtgggagatggaGCTGGTGAAAACTGTTAAAGACCCTCATTCCCACCCCTGCCTTTTGTGTGCATGCTTGTGTCTGCGTGGCTTTGTTTCATTAAGTCTGGTGGGCCAAATGTATGGTGGCTCTGTCAGGCCACGGTGGCCCAGGTGTATTCAGTGAGCCATGGTAGGGTCCCTTGAGCCGGAATGCTTCGTGTAGTCTAATGCATTAGTTGACTTGTGGTTTCCAGCAAGCTGGAGTACTTTGGTGGTATCTGATGGATTGGAATGTTTTGGTGCTCTCACCAGGCTCTGAGGATCTAGAATGTTCTAATGGAGTTTGCCAAGCCAGGCAGCCCTGAGAGTTGGTTTGAGAGTGGCTCCCTGGGCACTGCGGCTGTGATCAGCTCTAAGGCCTTGTTGGCAGGCTGAGATGTCGGGGCCTGACAACCCCATGGACTTAGGATAGCTGAGACCCACTTCTACCCCCatccatctccccctcccccatggagACCACCTCCACTTCCTCCAACCCAAGGCAGGGCCTCCCAGTGCCCTGGTTCCATCATCAGCATCTCTGGGGGAGGGGCACCCCAtgcccaccctctcccccaaTTGTCCCCCTCCTAGGTCTTCCAGACCCTTCTCTTCTCCATGGCTTTGGGGGAATCCAGCCTCCTCGTCTCTCTCCCGGCAAAGGAGGGGAGAAAAGCCAGAAACAATTCCCACCCCTAAAGCCTGGGAGACCCCTGCCCCTTGCGAGAGAGCCACCCCCAAATCAAAATGTGAAAATCCCTAGAGAGCAATAGCCTTCAAGGTACCTTGCACTGAAtttcccaccccagcccttccACCTGATGGGAGGCTGTAGCTTGGGCACTAGGGTGACTTTTTCCCTGCCCTCTTCATCtccagggtggggggcaggccccATTTCCCCATCCCTCACCTCCCATCGCTGCTGCCCTCACCCCTAATCTCCAGACTGAACCCAGATGGAGATTTGAGTGCCAAAACAATTCTTGATGTAACTTTGTACATATCTTCTGCAGTTGGGGGGCTCTTGGGGTCGGAGGTGGAGGTGGCCCTATGGGCCACTGCTCCCCTCCACCTCTCAAAAGACCTTACAGTGTTTCACAACATCTCCACCCACATGTGGGTATTGCAGTCTCTAGCTGGACTATCCCCACCTACAACTCCCCGAGCCGCCATAAGGAGGGGAAGGAGCCAGGGAGAGGTGAAGTAAGgtctgggagtggggaggtgggatTTGAAAGTGCTCATTTGCATATCATTTGCATCCTCAGCTGCCCTCCGGCTTGTCAGATGCTTTCTGTAGACCTATTTCTGGGTCCCAATCAGCGGGGTCCAGTACTCTTCTCACACAGACACGTCTCTGGAGGCTGGGCCTCCTGAAAAGTGTTCCCTTGGTGTATCTGTGTGACAGCCCCTCCCTATTCACATTTTTCGGGGACCCCCTACCCCGCCAGCCAGGGCTATCTGAAAGGTAGTTTGCTAGCTCAGTGAGCTAGTTTACTCACTATGTTGGTGAGTGGAGAGCCACACACCTTTCCCCATTTTACCTTATGAAATTCACTCTATGGTCTTCCCCATCCCTTGAAAGTCCCTTCTGCAATCTGACCTCAATCTTTTGTGCTGCAGTTTGTCCAGAGGGGACGCAGATGTGGGGTCAGGGATGGGGATCATTGAAAAATCCATCACCTCTTTTTCTCCCCCCCTTCCCTGTTAGCCAATCAGATCTCAGAGACTCTGAGTGGCCTCCCTGCACCCTACTCTTCAGCACccaataggtgcttaataagtgtttGCTGCATTGAATTGTCTTCTTGTTCTTTCCCATTTGCCCTCcaactcccacccacccccaccccgccaccagcattttcctctctctctggctccctGTGACTTTCACTTTCTCTCCCTGTGGCTTCCATTGTTACCTGTCCTGTCTCTATCTTCGTCTATATCTGTCTTTTCCCTTTGCTCAACTCTCAATCCTCTCCCTTCTTCCATTGCcccattaattaaaaaagaaaagtgccaAACTTCCTTGGAACTGAGCCGCTCTGGGGGGGAGGGAACCTCAGACAGAGGGGAGGAAATGGGACCATCTTCCTTTGAAGAGGCCCCTAAGAGGCATTGAAAACGTCTGTGGACACTTAGCTCAATTGCGTcccccttcctcacccctcccGCCCCCGAGTTTTTCTTAGAatctttgtaagaaaaaaaaaaaagagaaaaaaactctcCTTCAGCTAACCCCTAATCTTTTGGATTCCCCCCAATTTCCACCAGCCGGGGAGAACCCCACTTGCCTCCTTCAGGCAAATCTGTAGAAATTGGGGAGGGGGAGACAAGCTCAACCCCTCCTCTGCTGTCCTGAGGGACAGTGCCAACTGGATTCGAGAGAAGGACCTCAAAGCGCTTATGAGAAGAAGGGGTTCAATGTGCCAAATTCACCTCCTTCATCCCCTGTCCCAGGGGGCTCTGAGCCAACCTGCCCCAGCCACCTTCTTCCGCCCTGTCCCAGCCATCTCTACATGGGCAAGGAGGCTTCACTGCAATAATTATTAAGGGATCAGAAGGCAAAGATCGTGCCATCTTTATCTGCCCTAATGCCTGCCCTGGACTTGTAGGTGGGAAGTATGGGTATCCCAAATGGAGTTTGGTTAAGGGTCGACTTAATAGATGGTTGCGGACCTATACTTGGAAGAATACGGTACCACTCTTCTCTGAGTGGTATACCTTCTCCCCTTCTTAACCCGCAAATCACTCAACATCCCCTTGTTCCGTTTCTCCTGCCTAttcctccatcccccaccctctttattttgttt
This window harbors:
- the NOVA2 gene encoding RNA-binding protein Nova-2, which translates into the protein MEPEAPDSRKRPLETPPEVVCTKRSNTGEEGEYFLKVLIPSYAAGSIIGKGGQTIVQLQKETGATIKLSKSKDFYPGTTERVCLVQGTAEALNAVHSFIAEKVREIPQAMTKPEVVNILQPQTTMNPDRAKQAKLIVPNSTAGLIIGKGGATVKAVMEQSGAWVQLSQKPEGINLQERVVTVSGEPEQVHKAVSAIVQKVQEDPQSSSCLNISYANVAGPVANSNPTGSPYASPADVLPAAAAASAAAASGLLGPAGLAGVGAFPAALPAFSGTDLLAISTALNTLASYGYNTNSLGLGLNSAAASGVLAAVAAGANPAAAAAANLLASYAGEAGAGPAGGAAPPPPPPPGALGSFALAAAANGYLGAGAGGGAGGGGGPLVAAAAAAGAAGGFLTAEKLAAESAKELVEIAVPENLVGAILGKGGKTLVEYQELTGARIQISKKGEFLPGTRNRRVTITGSPAATQAAQYLISQRVTYEQGVRASNPQKVG